The Streptomyces camelliae genome window below encodes:
- a CDS encoding rhomboid family intramembrane serine protease: MDQAEGSAQGAAHSVPVCYRHPDRETGVRCTRCERPICPECMISASVGFQCPECVRAGSGTGHAPAAATPRTIAGGTMTADPRLLTKVLIGINIAVFLAQQAVGNTFTEHFELIGRASYVQYGPLQGIAEGQYYRLLTAMFLHGNITHILFNMLSLWWIGGPLEAALGRARYLSLYFVSGLAGSALTYLLADPLQPSLGVSGAIFGLFGATGVLMRRLNYDLRPILGLLVINLIITFTWANIAWQAHIGGLVAGVAVGYAMIHAPREKRTLIQYGACAAVLAVVVVLTLVRTAQLT; encoded by the coding sequence ATGGACCAGGCCGAAGGCAGCGCGCAGGGCGCCGCCCACAGCGTGCCCGTGTGCTACCGCCACCCGGACCGCGAGACCGGCGTGCGCTGCACCCGCTGCGAACGCCCCATCTGCCCCGAGTGCATGATCAGCGCCTCGGTCGGCTTCCAGTGCCCCGAGTGCGTGCGCGCAGGCTCCGGCACCGGGCACGCCCCGGCCGCGGCCACGCCGCGCACGATCGCCGGCGGCACCATGACGGCCGACCCGCGGTTGCTCACCAAGGTGCTGATCGGTATCAACATCGCCGTGTTCCTGGCGCAGCAGGCCGTCGGCAACACCTTCACCGAGCACTTCGAGCTGATCGGGCGGGCCTCGTACGTCCAGTACGGCCCCCTCCAAGGCATCGCCGAGGGGCAGTACTACCGCCTGCTGACCGCGATGTTCCTGCACGGCAACATCACCCACATCCTGTTCAACATGCTCAGCCTGTGGTGGATCGGCGGCCCCCTCGAAGCGGCCCTCGGGCGGGCCCGCTATCTCTCCCTCTACTTCGTCTCGGGCCTGGCCGGCAGTGCGCTCACCTACCTGCTCGCCGATCCTCTCCAGCCCTCCCTCGGCGTCTCCGGAGCGATCTTCGGCCTCTTCGGCGCGACCGGCGTGCTGATGCGCCGCCTCAACTACGACCTGCGGCCGATCCTCGGCCTGCTGGTGATCAACCTCATCATCACCTTCACCTGGGCGAACATCGCCTGGCAGGCCCACATCGGCGGCTTGGTCGCCGGTGTCGCCGTCGGCTACGCGATGATCCACGCCCCGCGCGAGAAGCGGACGCTGATCCAGTACGGCGCCTGTGCCGCCGTCCTCGCCGTCGTGGTGGTGCTCACGCTGGTCAGGACCGCTCAGCTCACCTGA
- a CDS encoding peptidylprolyl isomerase — protein MAEQLYATLKTNHGDIVVELFPNHAPETVKNFVELARGEREWKHPGTGAVSKDKLYDGTIFHRVISGFMIQGGDPLGTGIGGPGYQFRDEFHPEKSFDRPFLLAMANAGPGTNGSQFFITVSPTTWLNRKHTIFGEVTDKASQAVVQEIAAVKTGRNDRPATDVVIESVVIETREG, from the coding sequence GTGGCCGAGCAGCTGTACGCCACCCTGAAGACCAACCACGGTGACATCGTGGTCGAGCTCTTCCCGAACCACGCGCCCGAGACGGTCAAGAACTTCGTCGAGCTCGCCCGCGGCGAGCGCGAGTGGAAGCACCCGGGCACCGGCGCCGTCAGCAAGGACAAGCTCTACGACGGCACGATCTTCCACCGTGTCATCAGCGGCTTCATGATCCAGGGCGGCGACCCGCTGGGCACCGGCATAGGCGGCCCCGGCTACCAGTTCCGGGACGAATTCCACCCGGAGAAGTCCTTCGACCGCCCGTTCCTGCTGGCCATGGCCAACGCCGGCCCGGGCACCAACGGCTCGCAGTTCTTCATCACCGTCTCCCCGACGACGTGGCTGAACCGCAAGCACACCATCTTCGGCGAGGTCACCGACAAGGCCAGCCAGGCGGTCGTGCAGGAGATCGCGGCCGTGAAGACCGGCCGCAACGACCGTCCGGCCACCGACGTCGTCATCGAGTCGGTCGTCATCGAGACGCGCGAGGGCTGA
- a CDS encoding DUF5324 family protein yields the protein MTRIDSVRAATGSAKDSVLHAAEVVAPYADTAKERAALYAHEARVRLAPVMSQAADQARVQYDARLAPRLEQARTHVPPKVDLAAHEAAARTRKAARQAAEYSRPKIEQAMAAAVPVRDEAAARGAAALVALRGQVSAEDIQKLARKNGRRCRGARAVKGLAVLALLAGGAFAAWKWWDKQANPDWLVEPPAATEVPTSGGGTVLDPEVQAKQAEEDTGGEDRE from the coding sequence GTGACCCGCATCGACAGCGTGCGCGCCGCGACCGGCTCGGCGAAGGACAGCGTGCTGCACGCCGCGGAAGTGGTGGCGCCCTACGCCGACACGGCCAAGGAGCGTGCCGCGCTCTACGCGCACGAAGCACGCGTACGGCTGGCGCCCGTGATGTCGCAGGCCGCCGATCAGGCCCGCGTGCAGTACGACGCCCGGCTCGCCCCACGTCTGGAGCAGGCCCGTACGCATGTGCCGCCGAAGGTGGACCTCGCTGCCCACGAGGCCGCCGCCCGCACCCGCAAGGCGGCCCGGCAGGCCGCCGAGTACTCGCGTCCGAAGATCGAGCAGGCCATGGCCGCGGCCGTGCCGGTCCGTGATGAGGCAGCCGCCCGCGGAGCCGCCGCCCTGGTGGCATTGCGCGGGCAGGTCTCGGCCGAGGACATCCAGAAACTGGCCCGCAAGAACGGGCGTCGTTGCCGGGGCGCCCGCGCCGTCAAGGGGCTGGCCGTGCTGGCCCTGCTGGCCGGCGGTGCCTTCGCGGCCTGGAAGTGGTGGGACAAGCAGGCCAACCCCGACTGGCTGGTCGAACCGCCCGCCGCGACGGAGGTGCCCACGTCGGGTGGCGGCACGGTTCTGGACCCGGAGGTCCAGGCGAAGCAGGCGGAGGAGGACACTGGCGGCGAGGACCGCGAGTAA
- the argB gene encoding acetylglutamate kinase, with translation MSEPQLAVHGRPARPAARSAGGRGPITVIKLGGSALVDNELKAAIARDVVRARDEGLRPLVVHGGGPQISAELARRGLANEFRAGLRVTTPGAMDVVRMVLVGQVQRELVGLINRDGPLAVGISGEDADTITAVRHRPEAGGEPVDIGRVGEIVKVDTALLEALLGQGFIPVVSPVARSAEDGLVHNVNADTAAAAIAAGLGARDLLMVTDVKGLYADWPHDDEIVSRLTAAELEALLPRLTSGMLPKAEGCLRALRGGVRSARIVDGRVPHAVLTGALTDEPLGTTVVSDGCSSRPREDRPPAGSAGEV, from the coding sequence ATGTCTGAGCCCCAACTGGCGGTCCACGGCCGTCCGGCCAGGCCCGCGGCACGCAGCGCCGGCGGCCGCGGCCCGATCACCGTCATCAAGCTCGGCGGCAGCGCCCTGGTCGACAACGAGCTCAAGGCCGCCATCGCCCGCGATGTCGTCCGGGCCAGGGACGAGGGCCTGCGGCCGCTCGTCGTGCACGGTGGCGGCCCGCAGATCAGCGCCGAGCTTGCCCGGCGAGGTCTCGCCAACGAGTTCAGGGCGGGGCTGCGCGTCACCACGCCTGGTGCGATGGACGTCGTCCGCATGGTCCTTGTGGGCCAAGTGCAGCGGGAGCTGGTCGGGTTGATCAACCGGGACGGACCGCTGGCGGTCGGAATCTCCGGCGAGGACGCCGACACCATCACCGCGGTACGGCATCGTCCGGAGGCGGGCGGAGAACCCGTTGACATCGGCCGCGTCGGCGAGATCGTCAAGGTGGACACCGCTTTGCTGGAGGCCCTGCTCGGCCAGGGCTTCATCCCCGTCGTCTCCCCGGTGGCGCGCAGCGCCGAGGACGGGCTTGTCCACAACGTCAACGCCGACACGGCCGCAGCCGCGATCGCCGCGGGCCTCGGCGCCCGAGACCTCCTCATGGTCACCGATGTGAAGGGTCTCTACGCGGACTGGCCCCATGACGACGAGATCGTCAGCAGGCTGACCGCGGCCGAGCTCGAAGCGCTGCTTCCCCGCCTCACCTCGGGCATGCTGCCCAAAGCGGAGGGCTGCCTCAGGGCCCTGCGCGGCGGAGTCCGCAGCGCACGCATCGTCGACGGCCGGGTCCCCCACGCGGTTCTCACCGGCGCCCTCACGGACGAGCCGCTCGGCACGACCGTCGTGTCCGACGGTTGCTCCTCGCGGCCCCGGGAAGACAGGCCGCCGGCTGGAAGCGCTGGTGAGGTGTAG
- a CDS encoding carbamoyltransferase N-terminal domain-containing protein: MIICGLKLTHDGAVALLDDDTLVFSVEIEKIANGRRYSEISDLDIVPRILGDFGYKVEDVDEWVVDGWDGDDLGRLELSDHGTPVSLVVGPYRESKVFPDLLSPSFTGNLKINGEVCVYTSYPHAAGHLASAYASSPFASRQEPAFVLVWDGGLFPRLYWVEAGRVENGGELFPMIGHAYATAGHHFGPFRRTEQSANVDDLTIAGKLMAYIALGRAREEVLVILRETFHKVFESDSPEAVEYRRTVGGFGSLFERSMPPLHRFYDEVRERVAPSGISDEDVLASVHTFLGELLLERIAAKIRAWKGDGPWNLCFVGGCALNIKWNSALRSAPLFSEVWVPPFPNDSGSAIGGAVLAAARHTGLGAIEWHARLGPALTPTEEIPDGWTSASCDPAQLARLLHESGEPVVLLNGRAELGPRALGARSIIAAPTSAAMKAELNRIKGRESYRPVAPLCLVEQAPEIFEPGTPDPYMLFDHQVRESWTEKIPAVIHLDGTARLQTVAQEDDPVLAEVLNEYHRLSGVPVLCNTSANLNGSGFFPDVASAMAWGRVDRIWSEGVLYSRTAPAVTLPVDHPDGARH, from the coding sequence ATGATTATTTGCGGGCTCAAGCTCACTCATGACGGTGCGGTGGCTCTGCTCGACGACGACACATTGGTCTTCAGTGTCGAGATCGAGAAGATCGCCAACGGCCGGCGCTACAGCGAGATATCGGATCTGGACATAGTCCCGCGGATTCTCGGTGATTTCGGATACAAGGTCGAGGACGTCGACGAGTGGGTCGTGGACGGATGGGACGGTGACGACCTCGGCCGACTGGAGCTGTCCGATCACGGTACGCCCGTCTCGCTGGTCGTCGGCCCCTACCGCGAGTCGAAGGTGTTCCCCGACCTGCTCAGCCCCAGTTTCACCGGGAACCTCAAGATCAACGGCGAGGTCTGCGTATACACCAGCTACCCGCACGCCGCCGGACACCTGGCGAGCGCGTACGCTTCGAGCCCCTTCGCTTCGCGCCAGGAGCCGGCGTTCGTACTGGTCTGGGACGGCGGACTGTTCCCGCGGCTGTACTGGGTGGAAGCGGGCCGGGTGGAGAACGGCGGAGAGCTGTTCCCCATGATCGGACACGCCTACGCGACGGCGGGCCACCACTTCGGGCCGTTCCGGCGGACCGAGCAGTCGGCGAACGTGGACGACCTGACGATCGCCGGAAAGCTCATGGCGTACATCGCACTCGGGCGGGCGCGGGAGGAAGTCCTGGTCATCCTGCGTGAAACCTTCCACAAGGTTTTCGAGAGCGACAGCCCCGAGGCCGTCGAGTACCGCCGTACGGTCGGCGGGTTCGGAAGCCTCTTCGAGCGGTCCATGCCGCCGCTGCACCGCTTCTACGACGAGGTGCGGGAGCGGGTGGCGCCCTCCGGGATCAGTGACGAGGACGTGCTCGCCAGCGTGCACACCTTCCTCGGCGAGCTGCTGCTGGAACGCATCGCCGCCAAGATCCGGGCGTGGAAGGGCGACGGGCCCTGGAACCTGTGCTTCGTCGGGGGCTGTGCTCTCAACATCAAGTGGAACAGTGCACTGCGCAGTGCCCCGCTGTTCAGCGAGGTCTGGGTGCCTCCGTTCCCCAACGACTCCGGCTCCGCCATCGGCGGCGCCGTGCTCGCCGCCGCGCGGCACACCGGGCTCGGCGCCATCGAGTGGCACGCGCGGCTCGGACCCGCCCTGACCCCCACCGAGGAGATCCCGGACGGCTGGACCTCGGCCTCCTGCGACCCCGCGCAGCTGGCGCGGTTGCTGCACGAGAGCGGGGAGCCCGTCGTCCTGCTCAACGGCAGGGCGGAACTGGGGCCGCGTGCGCTCGGTGCCCGGAGCATCATCGCCGCACCGACGTCGGCGGCGATGAAGGCGGAGCTGAACAGGATCAAGGGCCGCGAGTCCTACCGGCCGGTCGCCCCCTTGTGCCTGGTCGAGCAGGCCCCGGAGATCTTCGAACCCGGTACTCCCGACCCGTACATGCTCTTCGATCACCAGGTACGGGAGAGCTGGACCGAGAAGATCCCCGCGGTGATCCACCTGGACGGGACAGCCCGGCTCCAGACGGTCGCTCAGGAAGACGACCCGGTCCTCGCCGAGGTACTCAACGAGTACCACCGGCTCAGCGGAGTTCCGGTGCTGTGCAACACCAGCGCCAACCTCAACGGCAGTGGGTTCTTCCCGGATGTTGCGTCCGCGATGGCCTGGGGCAGGGTCGACCGGATCTGGAGCGAGGGAGTGCTGTACTCGCGCACCGCTCCTGCGGTCACGCTTCCCGTGGACCATCCCGATGGGGCCCGTCACTGA
- a CDS encoding GNAT family N-acetyltransferase, translating to MKAEEMDRPPGEGGLLSGFSIHRARLADCPLIEEMSASFASQDLLLPRTLGEIAKKVHEFLVVRSDTTVAGCVGLTPLHDELLIYNLCISSGNQGRGIGSALVERAADIGSQLGFSALLASSKYAGDWFVRHGFREVEPLGETEDWRGRFTQRQGSSIYRRVLVLG from the coding sequence ATGAAAGCGGAGGAGATGGATCGCCCTCCTGGCGAAGGAGGACTGCTCAGCGGCTTTTCGATCCACCGCGCCCGGCTCGCGGACTGCCCGCTCATCGAGGAGATGTCCGCCTCCTTCGCCAGTCAGGACCTGCTGCTCCCCAGAACGCTCGGAGAGATCGCGAAGAAGGTCCATGAGTTCCTTGTCGTGCGCAGCGATACGACAGTCGCCGGTTGCGTGGGACTGACACCGCTCCACGACGAACTGCTCATATACAACCTCTGTATCTCCAGCGGAAACCAGGGGAGAGGCATAGGCAGCGCTCTTGTCGAACGCGCCGCCGACATCGGTTCGCAGCTCGGCTTCTCAGCACTTCTGGCCTCGTCCAAATACGCGGGTGACTGGTTCGTGCGCCACGGCTTCCGCGAGGTTGAACCGCTCGGGGAGACCGAAGACTGGCGGGGCCGGTTCACGCAACGCCAAGGCTCATCGATATATCGGAGAGTTCTCGTTCTCGGCTGA
- a CDS encoding SDR family NAD(P)-dependent oxidoreductase: MAEAFWCLRHPHRSLIGSDGAFDGAGENSTMTHESRGAVVVTGASSGFGARTAQVLAEEGHPVVAVARRADRLESLASHDPQLKIWPLVADVRNADALAKAFEELPEEYRNVSALVNNAGLSKGLEPIQSGDRSLWREMVDTNILGLLNVTDLILPRLVARGAGHIVNVGSIAATYPYLGGNVYGATKAFVHQLTLNMCADLHGTGVRVSCVAPGMAKTEFALVRFDGDADRADRLYDGVVPLSADDVAQAVSWCLSRPPHVNVNMIEIMPTDQNLALGFPASGPSR, from the coding sequence GTGGCGGAGGCGTTTTGGTGTCTCCGCCACCCGCACCGAAGTCTCATCGGATCTGATGGCGCATTTGATGGTGCAGGGGAGAACAGCACGATGACGCATGAGAGCCGTGGTGCCGTCGTTGTGACAGGCGCTTCGTCGGGGTTCGGCGCGAGGACCGCGCAGGTGCTGGCCGAAGAGGGCCACCCCGTTGTCGCTGTCGCACGCAGAGCGGACCGCCTGGAGTCTCTGGCCAGTCATGACCCGCAGTTGAAGATCTGGCCGCTGGTGGCGGACGTGCGGAATGCCGACGCTCTCGCGAAGGCCTTCGAGGAACTGCCGGAGGAATACCGGAACGTGTCGGCACTGGTCAACAACGCTGGCCTGTCGAAGGGCCTGGAGCCCATTCAATCCGGCGACCGGAGCCTCTGGCGGGAGATGGTCGACACGAACATTCTCGGCCTTCTCAACGTCACCGATCTCATCCTGCCTCGTCTCGTGGCCCGCGGTGCCGGACACATCGTGAACGTGGGCTCGATCGCCGCCACCTACCCGTACCTCGGCGGCAACGTCTACGGCGCCACCAAGGCGTTCGTCCATCAGCTGACCCTGAACATGTGCGCCGACCTGCATGGGACCGGGGTGCGGGTGAGCTGCGTCGCGCCGGGGATGGCGAAGACGGAGTTCGCGCTGGTGCGCTTCGACGGCGACGCCGACCGGGCGGACCGGCTTTACGACGGCGTCGTCCCCCTGTCGGCAGATGACGTCGCCCAGGCGGTCAGCTGGTGCCTCTCCAGGCCGCCGCACGTCAACGTCAACATGATCGAGATCATGCCCACGGACCAGAACCTCGCTCTCGGGTTCCCCGCGAGTGGGCCCAGCCGATGA
- a CDS encoding class I SAM-dependent methyltransferase, protein MSSQVSEKSEIAGADLNGSVAAAQKATVRSVYQQVAAEYDERIPGAGPADDMFTQAERDFIFSKVRPGQRVLDMGCGTGRFTVPMAALGAEVSGLDISRAMLDVLQEKLDKENLQASLNEGDMANLPFEDGSFDVVTSMLALMHIPVDDREKVFAEAARVLRPGGRMLIGVKNSLIEQFFQGDRFAAVDITDVESKELRFTQTRSGEEYVAPWYSFSPQDLNALFATAGMVVTHLRGNSTISAWLADEVLRDSGVAGTVRSLELKLSDVPPFNHLGYHLLVEAVKPAR, encoded by the coding sequence ATGTCCAGCCAGGTTTCGGAGAAGAGCGAGATCGCCGGTGCCGACCTGAACGGCTCCGTCGCCGCGGCCCAGAAGGCGACGGTCCGTTCCGTCTACCAGCAGGTGGCGGCCGAGTACGACGAGCGGATCCCCGGCGCGGGCCCCGCGGACGACATGTTCACCCAGGCGGAGCGGGACTTCATCTTCAGCAAGGTGCGGCCGGGCCAGCGGGTCCTCGACATGGGATGCGGTACCGGCCGGTTCACGGTTCCGATGGCCGCGCTCGGTGCGGAGGTGAGCGGCCTGGACATCTCCCGGGCGATGCTCGATGTCCTGCAGGAGAAGCTCGACAAGGAGAACCTCCAGGCTTCGCTGAACGAGGGCGACATGGCGAACCTTCCGTTCGAGGACGGTTCCTTCGACGTCGTGACGAGCATGCTCGCGCTCATGCACATTCCGGTCGACGACCGGGAGAAGGTCTTCGCCGAGGCGGCCCGTGTGCTCCGTCCCGGTGGGCGCATGCTCATCGGGGTGAAGAACTCGCTGATCGAGCAGTTCTTCCAGGGCGACCGCTTCGCGGCGGTGGACATCACCGACGTGGAGAGCAAGGAGCTGCGCTTCACCCAGACGCGGAGCGGCGAGGAGTACGTCGCGCCCTGGTACAGCTTCAGCCCGCAGGACCTGAACGCCCTCTTTGCCACCGCTGGCATGGTGGTGACGCATCTGCGGGGCAATTCCACCATCTCCGCCTGGCTGGCGGACGAGGTGCTGCGCGACAGCGGGGTGGCCGGCACGGTCCGCTCGCTGGAGCTGAAGCTCAGCGACGTTCCGCCGTTCAACCACCTCGGCTACCACCTGCTCGTGGAGGCCGTGAAGCCGGCCCGCTGA
- a CDS encoding thioesterase II family protein, whose product MNPATRHPALVCLQDAPEPALDLVVVPGAGCGPTYFHSWKGLLPAMWRVHAVCLPGRGSRYRDEPCRTLSAAADEVGDALAAARIQRPVFFGHSLGALLALEVAARRKDVDLLLTAACAPPAPAQPMPRRDIEEAELRAEIRGLVRATGVDPGELFDELVELGLEAMLVDLAMLDGYVPPASPVASAAVAYYGDADDVPAGSWADYATSSAQTVELLGNHEFPQSRPQPLLQHIARQVQRI is encoded by the coding sequence ATGAACCCGGCAACTCGGCATCCGGCGCTGGTCTGCTTGCAGGATGCGCCCGAACCTGCCCTCGACCTGGTGGTCGTTCCCGGCGCGGGCTGCGGCCCGACGTACTTCCACTCCTGGAAGGGCCTGCTTCCGGCCATGTGGCGGGTGCACGCCGTCTGCCTCCCCGGAAGGGGGAGCAGATACCGGGACGAGCCCTGCCGGACCCTCTCCGCGGCCGCCGACGAGGTCGGCGACGCGCTGGCCGCGGCGCGGATCCAGCGGCCGGTGTTCTTCGGGCACAGCCTCGGTGCGCTGCTCGCGTTGGAGGTGGCGGCACGCAGGAAGGACGTGGACCTGTTGCTGACCGCGGCCTGCGCGCCGCCGGCACCGGCACAGCCGATGCCGCGCCGCGACATCGAGGAGGCGGAACTGCGGGCGGAGATACGCGGGCTGGTCAGGGCGACGGGGGTGGATCCGGGAGAGCTCTTCGATGAACTCGTCGAACTCGGTCTTGAGGCGATGCTCGTGGACCTGGCGATGCTCGACGGGTACGTTCCGCCCGCGTCGCCGGTCGCCAGTGCGGCCGTCGCCTACTACGGCGACGCCGACGACGTGCCCGCGGGCTCCTGGGCGGACTACGCCACGAGCTCCGCGCAAACCGTGGAACTCCTCGGGAACCACGAATTCCCCCAGAGCAGACCCCAACCGCTGCTTCAGCACATCGCGCGTCAGGTGCAGCGGATCTGA